The sequence CATGGGAAGTCTGGTCGGCGGCACTCGATGATGCGCTTGCCCGCATCAAGCTATTCGGCGCGGAGGCGATCGTGCTCTCGCTCGGCGTCGATACGTTCGAGCGCGATCCGATTTCCTTCTTCAAGCTGACCTCGCAGGATTTCGTCCGCATGGGTGAGCGCATCGCGGCCGCCGGGCTGCCCGTCCTCGTCTGCATGGAGGGCGGTTATGGCGTGCCCGAAATCGGCCTCAACGTTGCAAATGTGCTGAAGGGTCTCGAGGCTTGAGAGATGCTTGCATCAAACTGCCTGATTGCAGGATGAAAAGTTTGAATTTGTCAGCATAAGTCTAAGCTTCTAAAAGCCTCGCCGGATGGGAGAGGTTATGGAACAGAAGCTTGTCGAGAGTGGCACGGATGGCGGCGCGGCCTTGATGCCGCATCCGGACGTTGCGCCATCGACCGGTGGCATTGCCGCCGGCGTGCTGATGTGCGTCATGTCCATGTCGTCAATCCAGTTCGGCTCGGCACTGTCCTCCCCGATCATCAATGCCTACGGGCCGGCGGGCGCGACCTGGCTGCGGCTCGTCTTCGCCTCCATCGCGCTGGCAATCATCGTCCGGCCCAAGATCATGAGCTACAGCCGCTCGCAATGGCTCGGCGTGCTGGCGCTCGGCACCGTATCGGCGTTGATGACGACCTCCTTCTTTTCGGCAATTGCGCGCATTCCCTTGGGCCTTGCCGTCGCTATCGAATTTCTCGGGCCGTTGCTGGTCGCGACCCTCAGCTTCGGGCTCAGCCGCCAGCTTCTCTGGCCGATCCTTGCGGCAATCGGCGTTCTGCTACTGGCCTATGATGGCGAAGAGTGGGTCGGCAATCTTCCCGGCATCCTCTTTGCCATCGGCGCCGGAGTGGGATGGGCCTGCTATATTCTTTTGACGAAGAAGGTCGGTAATGCCTTTCAGGGCCTCGAGGGCCTTTCCATGTCGCTCCTGGTCGCCGCAGTCGTCTCGACACCCTTCGGCTATGCCTCTGCGGTCCCCAATCTGACGGCCTTCGGTCTTCTTGAAATAGCCGGCCTGGCGTTGCTCGTGCCGCTCCTTCCCTATGTGCTGGAAATGGTAGCGCTCAAGCGCATGCCTACATCTTCCTTCGGCATCCTCATGAGCCTGGAGCCCGCCATGGGCGCCGTTG comes from Rhizobium tropici CIAT 899 and encodes:
- a CDS encoding EamA family transporter, with amino-acid sequence MEQKLVESGTDGGAALMPHPDVAPSTGGIAAGVLMCVMSMSSIQFGSALSSPIINAYGPAGATWLRLVFASIALAIIVRPKIMSYSRSQWLGVLALGTVSALMTTSFFSAIARIPLGLAVAIEFLGPLLVATLSFGLSRQLLWPILAAIGVLLLAYDGEEWVGNLPGILFAIGAGVGWACYILLTKKVGNAFQGLEGLSMSLLVAAVVSTPFGYASAVPNLTAFGLLEIAGLALLVPLLPYVLEMVALKRMPTSSFGILMSLEPAMGAVAGFLILSQPMTPSQMFGTALVVAASVGATIFAAKG